From a region of the Deltaproteobacteria bacterium genome:
- the miaB gene encoding tRNA (N6-isopentenyl adenosine(37)-C2)-methylthiotransferase MiaB, whose amino-acid sequence ADFVFVNTCSVRSKAEQKAFSYVGRLKALKRRRPDLVVALGGCVAQQYGGSLLQRFPHVDLVVGTHGLWRVPEMLQRLAKTGERSCAVEFDYRFAEMDDCRRARLQRSVSAYVTIMRGCDNFCTYCIVPWVRGREYSRPLYQIIREAEYLADSGVREITLLGQNVNSYGKGLPEGEDFASLLERVSQVGGLKRIRFTTSHPKDLSLRLMQCFAEIDKLCPHIHLPVQSGSDRILQRMNRHYTREHYLGLVERLRQLCPEIAVSSDVIVGFPGETEEDFHATIDLIEQIRFDALFSFHYADRPFTAARKLPDKIPEEVKLRRLRQLQDVQERITRERNEAQVHSVQTVLVEGTSQADAGQLSGRTIHNRVVNFQGSPELIGEEVEVLITAGYAHSLRGVMRIDSSRTSQVARETSWCGR is encoded by the coding sequence GCGGACTTTGTCTTTGTCAACACCTGCAGCGTGCGGAGCAAGGCTGAACAGAAAGCATTCAGCTATGTGGGGCGCTTGAAAGCATTGAAAAGAAGGCGGCCAGATCTAGTTGTAGCGCTCGGCGGCTGTGTTGCCCAGCAGTATGGTGGTTCTTTGTTGCAAAGATTTCCTCATGTGGACCTGGTGGTGGGGACCCACGGCCTGTGGCGGGTGCCAGAGATGCTGCAACGGTTGGCCAAGACCGGCGAACGTTCATGTGCTGTAGAATTTGATTACCGTTTTGCAGAGATGGACGACTGCCGCAGAGCGAGGCTGCAGCGCTCGGTTTCAGCCTATGTCACCATCATGAGGGGCTGCGACAATTTTTGCACCTACTGCATAGTGCCATGGGTGCGGGGCAGGGAATACAGCCGTCCCCTCTACCAAATTATTCGAGAAGCGGAATATCTGGCCGACTCTGGAGTTCGGGAAATTACTCTGTTGGGGCAGAATGTGAACTCGTATGGCAAGGGCCTGCCTGAAGGTGAAGATTTTGCCAGCCTGCTGGAAAGGGTGTCACAGGTAGGCGGTTTAAAAAGAATACGATTTACCACTTCTCATCCTAAGGACCTGTCGCTACGGCTCATGCAATGTTTTGCTGAAATTGACAAGCTCTGCCCGCATATTCACCTGCCCGTGCAATCGGGTTCAGATCGTATTCTACAGAGAATGAATCGCCATTATACCCGGGAGCATTACCTCGGGCTGGTAGAAAGGCTACGGCAGCTATGTCCCGAGATTGCCGTCTCCTCTGATGTCATTGTCGGCTTTCCGGGAGAGACAGAAGAAGACTTTCATGCTACTATAGATCTAATTGAACAAATACGTTTTGATGCTTTGTTCTCATTTCATTATGCAGATCGGCCTTTTACTGCGGCAAGAAAATTGCCTGACAAGATTCCTGAAGAAGTCAAGCTACGCAGGCTGCGGCAGCTCCAGGATGTGCAGGAAAGAATAACCCGCGAGCGCAATGAGGCGCAGGTCCACAGTGTGCAGACGGTATTGGTCGAAGGCACCAGCCAGGCTGATGCGGGTCAGCTGAGCGGTCGCACGATCCATAATCGTGTGGTAAATTTCCAAGGTTCGCCCGAGTTGATAGGCGAAGAAGTAGAGGTACTCATCACTGCCGGCTATGCCCATTCACTTCGAGGAGTGATGCGCATCGACTCCAGTAGAACCTCTCAGGTTGCGAGGGAAACATCATGGTGCGGGAGATGA